The genomic stretch tccgAGATAAATGATTATTGGGTATCGCTTTAGTGTAAATGCACATTCCCGTGGCATTGACgccgaaaaaataaaattaatcaatttgtAGAATGCCTTTTTTTGCGAAGTTGCGGGACGTCTCGGTCTCTATACACGGGCTTGGGCCTCTTCCGGCCTGGCCTGGCCCGGCCCGCGTGTACTTGGGAGAAAACCAGTGGGAAGAAGAAGACCTTTTGAATTAAGAAGGCTATAAAAGAAAGTGTTAAAAACAGGCTACCGATCTCCACACAAACCTTGGAGCTGCCCACAAACTAACCAGAAAAACCATGAGCCACGCCACTTTGACAAACTTGCCCTCGCTTTGACTTGCGCACCCGTCCACGCGTCTCTAGCAAAATCAACAACACCCCGTAAGACACTCCAAGGCCATAGTCGACAATTCAACTCGTCGGACCATACAGATTCATCACAAACCGCGGCGTCTATATAATCTCTATAAGAACGAGTCTGAAGAGCGTCGTTTCATTTCGTTTTTTTCGCTTCAGTGTCGTGTTTCTCCATACCTCCATGAGGCATCATATGATCGGTTCGTACGTTCAGTTCCCGCGGGATTTCGCCAGGAAGGCCTTGTTTTGGCCGGACGGCGGCCTGAAGATGGCAAAAGGCAAGGTGGCAAGGGTGCAAGCGCGAGGGGCGTCGAAGCGCTCGCTCGCTCTGACTTTGCTGCTGTCGTTCACAGTGGTCCTTCTGTTCTTGCTCGCTCTCGGGATCGTGTCCCTTCCCGTGAGAAGAGAGTTTTCACCGCGCGAGGGGCCGACTCCCGTTAATGCCAACTCCCTCGAGAGGTAAATGCGATCGCGCACGCATGCAAGCGCGCTGCATCTTTTGCGCTGTCATTTTAATGAATCGGTAATATGTCACAAAAGTTTGGTGCCGTTTCATGATTTGCAGAGTTGCATTTGGAGggttgggagagagagggaagcagTGGACTCAGGTGCTCTCGTGGGAGCCCCGAGCTTTTCTTTACCACAATTTCCTGGTCAGTAAAAACTATTCGATCTCACAGCCAAGCATTACGATCTTACCAAGTCTTGGTCGGGATTATGACTTCGTGTTTCCCAGCATATGATCAATCTTTATCAAATGCTAAGCTGAGTCGAGATCCTTTGATTTACAGTCCAGGGAAGAGTGTGAGTACCTGGTAAGTCTAGCCAAACCTCGCATCAGCAAGTCGACCGTGGTCGATGGCTCTACCGGGAAGAGCATGGACAGCGGGTAGATGTCTTCCAGCTCTAAAACCTCGTCTCCGCTTAGTTTTCTCTCAAGAATGAGCAAGCTTCATGATTCTTCCCTTATGCAAAAAATGGAAATTGCAGGGTGCGCACAAGCTCCGGAATGTTTCTCAATCGAGGACAAGACAAAATCGTGAGGGCAATAGAGAAAAGAATAGCAGACTTCACTCACATTCCCGTGGGTAAGCCGAGCTCCGTGGAACGCACGCCATAGTACTTTGAGCCGATAGTCCTGTTATCATCAGGGGTCGCAAAATGTTCAGCATGAAAAGTTGGTTGTGAGCACCATTTCCTAGTCTCACGTCGCCCTCGCAATCCATCTCCGAAATTGAAATTTCTGGTCCATCGAATTATTTAATTTGCTAGATTTTCCTCGGCCATTCTATGCCGATTTCCATGATCGGCATATCAGTCGGCTTTTTGTTGGGATAGTTTCAACTGATGAAGAGAGACCTTATGCATTTGCAGAGCATGGAGAAGGACTTCAAATTCTGCAATATGGGCACGGGCAAAAATACGATGCGCATCATGACTACTTTTCCGACCCTTTCAACACTAGGAATGGAGGCCAAAGAATGGCGACAATGCTTATGTATTTGTAAGGAccgatttcttcttcaaatgcaTATGATGAAGAACACAAAAGTCATCATCTTTCACATTTTTTCATGTTTCTTCATTTAGTTCCCTTTGATGATGATATAGGAGTGACGTtgaggaaggaggagagacGGTGTTTCCAGCTGCCAAGGCAAACTTCAGTGCCGTGCCTTGGTGGAATGATCTATCAGAGTGTGGCAAACAGGGATTGTCTGTAAAACCGAAAATGGGGAATGCAGTACTGTTTTGGAGCATGAAGCCTGACGGGACGCTCGACCCAGCAAGTTTGCATGGTTAGTAGTTGCTTGTTCTGCTGATTAAGTTCCCAATTTAGCTCCAGCCCTGCGTCGCATGGGAGAGTGAACAACCTGTATGTGAAATCAGCATTCGATTAACTGATTTCCcttaaaaaattgccaaaatagCATTTCCTCATTCGACGTGCTTTACTGTCTATGTCAGGTGCATGCCCCGTGATCAAAGGGACAAAGTGGTCAGCTCCTAAGTGGATGCACGTCTGGGAGTATAAGGTCTAAGCCATCGGTTAGTACATACTCTTCAATTTTCAAGCTAATTTCCAAAATACTACTGTCAAAGTGATCATACGCAATTCTCATGTATCCACAAGCATACAAGATCATATACTACTGTGGATAACTGTCCAGACACCAGTGTATCTAACAGTATTTTACTTGATCTTCCCTTGTCCTTTCAAGTGGGTGATGTTGATTAGGATCTCagaccagaaaaaagaaactttgaTTAGGATTTCTGATGTAACCATCCCACAAGACAGCCTCGGAGGTTTTCACACTACTAGCTCCATAGGAAACCTAGCAGAagctaatttgacaaatatgcAACTAAGGGTCAGTATCATCAATTTAAAAGTACATGCATTCACTCTAAACATGGAGGCGGCATATGGTCCTTTTACCATAATTTTTTGTCCTAAATATTGAAGGAAGTTAAATTACTTCTTTTTCTGTAAAATATGCAGCTGATCCAAAAGTTCAATCCGATGCTTACACTTAGGTCAGGCTAAAAACTCTCACAAACAAGTGGATCAGATTTGATCGCTTCAGAAGTTGACATAGAAAATCTTGTCACTTTTTCTACTCATGAACAAGCAAGCAAGCATTCACTTGTTCTCTAGTGGTGAACGCTGCAAGTTATTCCCGTATAATAGTATGTACTTCTGTTCATTCATAGGGAGTATTATGAGAATCCTCAGTTACGTTGGACTTGTGGCTACAAAGTACAGCTGAAAGATCCATTAGCCGTAGGCTCtatcttttccctttccctcaCATCCAGAATCCATTATGCAACTTCTTAGCAGTTTGCTTCTGACAAACTAAGGCAGAATAACCATTTAAGTCTTGCAAGTACATTGAATTTGGATGTAGCCTAACGATTCTTATTTTGCCTTTGCAGACTCAACTCAAGCATCTCCTTTACTTCTACATGTCTATCAGGCAATTTGTTTTAGCATTCAGAGTGTAAATTGCCCATATCTGTTACATAACTTAACAGGCTCAATTGATTCTCATTAtacaatagagaaaaaaattgttgatgcATTGGTTTTCATTCCATGATCTGGATAGAAGCTCGTTCTTACAGTTCATTCAGAGCCACTGCATCCAGATCGCAGAGTGCAGCGAACAATCTTTAATCTGGTCGATAAGTCACGGTTCAATTCATGCTGTACAGCTTACACCTCCTGGAGGACGGCTACTTAGCATAACGAGACAGACCTATTTTAAGTACGTATGGCATATTCATCAAAAGATTCGGTAGAATTAAAccaacttcaagaaaaatctcGCCAACCTCATGCCTCCTTGCTCCAAAATAATACGAGCACTCACCTCAACTCAAAGTTTTGCAGGGATTAATCATGCCTTCAAGGTATGCTGCAATcagagagagagtaagagagagagcaagGAAGAATTGGGTTTTAAATAAGAACAGGAATTTATTGTATATTCAACCAGCTAAATCACAGCAACACTGTAACCAGTTCGCATACAATTAAGGGTGCTTCAATATCCATCGATCCATGCTTCAAACATTATGGGGTAATggaaaacatttcaaattgcaCCCATTTTGGTAACTGCATTCTGTTATGCCTCCATCTCAGGCAAGCAGAATAATGAAATACAAGGTGCTTGATCCAGTCAAACAACATCTCGAAGTACTGCATTCACATTCATAACAGTACCCAATTCTAGCACCCTGAGGCTCACAAAACGAGATCAAGACGCCCTGGATGTCAAGAGAATTCTCATCCTTGGAGCAAATTGTATTTTTCAGGTAAGTTGCTAGGCCCAGTCAATTAGGACAAAAGCTAAGTAAAATGATCCCATAAAGGAACTGTAGACCTTGCTTTGCTCCTTCAACATCTCAACCACCCAAAAGTACATACTTGGGCCAGAGTTTCAGCAAGGTCTGGAGCATCTTGACCGTTGCTAACAGAGGAATAAGgcaataaacaaagaaaagatcaCACCAATCAGTTAAATTCCTCCTACTTGATTCATGAATGTAAATATTTTACAACTCCTCCCATCCCAACACCTGGTTCCATTACCATTAGATCATCTCAACAACTCCCATATACAGCCTCAGGGGATTGGCAAAGCATGCATGCAAATCACACGCTATTTATGCCACAGGGTAAATGATATAACTCATTaattaagaaaacaaaaacaaaaagcacaATGATACGGTTAACGCCATTCCTAACAGGTGACTAATTACCTTCGTCATGCCAAGTTTGCGAAGTTGACATAATATTTGAGAGAAATCTTCAGGTGGCTGACATGAGAACTGCACATTTTTCCCTGTACGAGGATGTATAAACCTATAAAAGCAACATGCTAGAGTAAACCCAACTGTGACATGTCACCATCGTCAGAGAACATAATATGATAATGGTTTAGTGTCTCACCCAAGAGAAAAAGCATGGAGGCAAGGCCTTTCTAGCTTAGAAACCAACTCTGGAAGGTGGCTTTGGCGACCAGGTGGTAATTTGGCTTGCAGTAATGACAATATCATGTTTTTTGTCCCTCCGTATACCTCATCACCGAACAAAGGAATTCCTACATACTTTGCGTGAGCACGAATCTGCTTCCAAAAACCATTTGAGGGTCAAGATAACGAGAAGCCCAAATAAATACATTTCATTGATATAAGGATAGAGCAATGCAAAATCTGACAAATGCAACAGGTAGAGTCCAAATAGTATGCAGCAGGGCAAGAACGAGAGAGAAGTTGCTATAAGCAGGAATTTGCTATGCAGAAGACATAGAAGTTGGTCGAAAACTGTTATGTCCCAGTAGGAGGTTGTCTATGTAAAGCATGAAGAAATACAACTAAAGCAGCAGCTGTTGTGATGTTGATCTCTAACCTCTAGATCTGGTTTCACAgccttttcaaaagaaaaatacaagagaTGAAAGGGTTATTTACCAAACCACAAATTAGTAGAGAACTATTAAAGAAAAGATTGCATTTTTGACAAAGAACTGTTATATAAAGCAATAAAACCTGCTTGctacaaaagattaaaaaaaaaaaaaagacctgaccagaagaaaaaaataaaataaaagagaaggcAATATGAAAACGTTATGATATTCATAAAACTGAAAATGCACGGCAAAAACTCACTGATCTAGGAATACCAAATTGTTGCATAACATGCCACTTAAATCAGGTTTATTGGTGGGATACCTGATGAGTACGCCCAGTTTCTAACCTCCACTCAACCAAAGCGGAGCTTCCACCAGCAAGCACTTCAATTACTTTGTACCTGTAAAACTTAATAGATGTAAGACCTATTTCATGGGTTAGAAAGCCCTACCAGGAACTCCCCATTGCAACCATGCTCTCTACAGCTATGATATTTGAAGAACTCCATAGAAAGCATGCCTCAAAAACAGATTTTCACCACTTCCAACCAAGCCAATAGACATTCTGAAGATATACAAAGGTGATCATTCAAATGATAACCATCACAAACCTCAACTTGCCTAACCAAATCCATATAGCTATTAATTTCTTAAAAGCTCGTACTTCAAGAATTACGATAAGCAATACACCTCTTAAAGTCCAAAGGATAATTTATGACGATCTTTTTAACAGATTAAAACCCAACATTTTCCTGAAATATGACATAATTATCGAGCAATTAGAGTGTAATTATCACAACTCACACAACTACCAAATTAGAGCATCCATGAATCACCTACTAGCAGCATAACGTGCCTGAACCCCGTTGATTGGTCCTGGAATAGCAGCCATGCGAATACGGTTGTTTGTATCACGACCAATTGGAACCTCAATGCGGCCAGATGTTGCCGAAGGAACTCCAGATGTAAGACTGATGTATACTCTCTGAATGGTATGCCTCTTAAATTGCTCCGACAAATGGACATGTGAATGCTCATTCTATATCATTGAGGAAGATACTGAGCAGGAATTCTACTAATGATAGTAAAGTGGAAATATCAGGAAGAACTGTTACCTTTGCAACAACTAGCAATCCACTAGTTCCTTTGTCCAACCTGTGAACAATGCCGGGACGCACAGAACCTCCACATTCAGATGAGTTAAATCCTTTAGTAGAAGTTTCACAAGCTATAGAGCTACTAGACTCATTATCCGACACCTCCTCGCCCTCCGAAAGTTCTGTTTCTGAAAAACCAACTGTTGGAAGACTGCAATGATGAAGAATGGCATTCACAAGAGTTCCTGAAGCATTTCCAGGCGCTGGATGAACAACCTGGATGGTAAACAACAATGCCAATTCAACTCTCAGGTTTTTACTTCACTATGCTCAGTTCCAAGCTTATGAATCACTGAAATTTGAAGGACAGGCCACATAAACTATACCCAATGACAGAATTGAACCTTAGTGACGTAGGTATGAAATGCTACCGAGCCTAAATAGCTGATGCACTATAATATGCTGCAAACTGAAAATTTTCGGGGAGAGAAATACACTCTGCTCTTTAAGCGACAAGATACACTTGGAGAAACAAATGATCCCAAAAGATCTTATCGCACGTGCATATCTTTTAGGACAGTAGAGGAGAGTATGATACCTAACTTATATATGTAAAAGCTTATGGTACTAACAATTCGACATCCAAATGGCGAgagaaattgagagaaattACCATGTGTGCAGGTTTGTTGACAACAAGCACATGTTCATCTTCGTACACTATGTCCACAGGTATATCCTCCGGCTCCGCCCTCAGAGGTTGCAGCTCTGAGATCGTGCAATCAACCATATCTCCAGCTCTGACATTATGCGAgacctgaagaagaagaaggaaagaacgcAATCCACGACTTTCAACCACCAAAATGCACTcggcacgaaaaaaaaaaaaaaatgtgttcgaGGTCGGTGCCTCTTTACCTTATCGACGACGCGGCCATTGACAGAGACTAATCCCGATCGAATGCTCGACTGGACGCGAGCCCTGCTGACGCCTTGTATCCGAGAGGAGATCCAGGCGTCGAGCCTGAGCTTGCCAGACTTCGCGACGTCGACCGTCTCCAGCAGCTTGACGCCGGCGTAACTGCTCGCCGGTGCGGGGACTTGTTCGCGGTTTTCGAGAGAATCGTAGTCGTTCTCCGCTGAAGCTGAACGAGCTCTGAGAGCAGTGAGGAAACCGGAGCGGGCTCGAATGCTAGGGCATCGgtggaaggaggagaagaagatggtggAGTGACTCGCTGAGGAAGAGGACGCGACATTGCCGAGCAACATTCTCTTTTGGCAAAACGCATTTGCTCGTTCGTCAGATATTGACATTGGTTTCAATTtctcctttccatttttttttcccttttctattgAATTAAATTAAGGAATTTCGCGGTGCAAAATCTTATTTCGTCAAGGAACGCCTTCCACTTCtttgtcttatttttttcattttataagtGCACTGAAACtcgtaaaatttatcaaagtaTGCAATCGACCCCTAAAAATTATCACGGAAGTATAGTCGAGTCTTAAAACActcaaaaattgcatgaaagtacaattgaatctaaaaatttcaaaaattcaatcaacagaaTAACTtcatttcatcaatttaataaattttatgacttgattgcatttttttagagttttataacttaattgaactttttaataaattttaagattaaattgcattttttaaaaaaatttaggatttaattatattttcgtgacaatttttgaaacttgcaaTGTActtatctctcttttttttctaagtAAATTGCCaacaattttatttattcacCATACATAAccttttttctcaacaaaaaagTTGCAATGTTATCATTTACAtcaatgttttgaaaaaaaaaaaaaaatcttttacatCAATGCCTTCTTGATTTCCCCCAAGGAATCTTGATGATCATTTCTAtcgtttatgaaaatgaattatcaaagaatatttttatcatgaacaaaaaaatttggtgtaaattattgtcggtaaaaagatattttcattttttttccaaaatattaatCATTGATTATCCATGAAATAAGCACACTCTGAATTTACATTCCCAAGCTAAAACgagcaaatttttctttttcacaagtATTTTAATCATATtatgtataaaaaaatatttacaaccTTCCATAATTTAAGTTTTCGACATTTTTCTGGTAATGACTAATAGTATATGGACTAAATATTTGAGTGCGAATAACATCGGCATAAGGATACCTCaggtgctaatatttgtgtgcgtcgctcactttggtgttaattttttttagatcatttaagtgccaaattgaaaaaaaaaatgatcattttagtgctaaaGGTGAGAAATTCCGACGACCTTACCGGAGTTGGcctttaaataatcattttaaaaaaaaacgacacttttttgtcaaaaaaattggcacttaaggaatgtagaaaatgatcactttaatgccaaatcgaaaaaaaaaattattagtttaGTACGAATTCCGGCGATCTCACCGaaattggtacttaaatgatcgtttttaaaaaatataagcacttaagtgataaaaaaaaatattggcacaaAAGTGAGcattgtacataaatattgacactttagGTGTGCTTTTGCCGAATAATATTAGTGCCCGCTAATCTTAATCTTATCATGAGACTACTCATATCGTTGTACGTATTATGCATCAAATGAACTTTATTTTCCGGGTCCAAGTCGACCCAACATACCGTCCAAGTCGACCCAATACACATTCTGATGGGCTAATCCAAATTTGTGAATTCTCTCAGCACATTGTAATCATATAAACCTCAAACTTAATGGATAGGAAATTTCGAGTCAAAGAATTAGGCTCCTTCTGTTTCGAgaaaattgtatgatttgaacaataattttctaataatGATTTATTGTATCactcgaaataattagtcaatgaaagtTATCTCCATTAATGACAACatttcatatctaaatattGTCATGGACGGTCACAATATTTTTCGGTCGTTCATTTTTATCAGCAATAACGGCAattatttctagaaaaatatttttgtttcattGGAATTTCTTCCGCaacgaaatatttttcactgAAAGTAGTTATTCGATTTTTAAATGTAGGAAAAGGTTTTATCGCGATTCCGGACATGAATTATCCagaaaaatcaaggaatcaatGGATAAAACTTCAAGTAAGATTGTAGTAACGGAAACCAAATCGGAGTTTGACCCAACGTAAAGGTCTAGAAAGTATAATTGTTACAATCGAGCCAACATAAACAAGTTTTGACGAAGTTTGACTTGATGTAGGAGCATGAAGATGCTACAGCACTTTACTGGAGTTTAACTTGACGGCAAAGTGCCAAGGATAAAGATACAAGCCGGAATTTGTCCAGACGACGAGAATCTAAAAGCTATAATTAAGGAAATTACATAGAACTATattaagtaaaaataaaagataaatttatttgatttgtcgGGGGCACTTCTTGTGGGCGTTTTGCAGTATACATTGTTCGAATGGTAACTGCTTCTTGACAGTTGTGATCCTCAAATAAGCTCCATCAATTATATCCATGTTGCCTAATCTTCATGCATGACCATGTTCTTGGGTAGTTACCATCGCTATGTGTAGCCAACTAGGTAACAGTCTATGGTCCTCTGACAACAGTTTAAATCCTTCTGGTTACCTTCATCAATCGTGCCCATGCTGTCCATTTCTTCGTAAATTCCATGGTCATGCGTTCGGACAGTTAGGTTCGGACAGTTAGGGCCCgtatgaaaacacttctccaacTGAGAGTGGCTTGTAGCAAGAAGTTGGtttttctgcttttgcttttgagcataagttgatttttcaatttctgctttagaagttgatttatgGTTGAAAAATACGTTTGATAACTGAAATAAATTTCAGCTTTTGAAAGAGAAGAGGAGTTCAAGACAGAAGCCATTACGGACcgagagaagtgaaaattttttactCCTCGGATGAGACTTAAAATCTGATCATGCAAGATTTTTCATTGCAGAATTGAAAAACACAACTagaagtcaaatttttttatcaaacggctTTCTACTTGAATAAGGTTTTTATCGAACGCATTTCTCTGCCGGATGAGCTTCCGGCAgagaaatgaatattttgaagtgttttcatgcgggccCTTATCTTTCACAATGCAAGTATTTATGCAACCGTCGATGATTCCACCACCGAGTGTTTAAACAACAACCGTTCTTCGCTCTAAGTGCGCATTTGATTCTGATTATTTCAAATTTCTGGTAGCACAACAAGTATTATTGGCGCCAAAATCGATGACTATCTTAACTCCATCGTCGTATTCGACAACTAGACATGTGGTGTCAATAAACGCCCTAGTCAATTAGTGCATGAACTCTCCTATGATGACATTCATGTCCTTATACTAATTCCTCTTCACACATTAAACGTGTGATGTTTCGATGAGCAAAGTTTGGTGctaacaaattttcaaattatttattttgcgtgaaacaaacaaaataaataaaaaaatcggaCGAATGCACATTACCGCGTGCCGAAAATGGAAGAGTTCGGTAGGCATGAAGTCAACTGCTCAGATTCCTACGTAACTCCGCCAATTGGACGAAGGAGCCACCTGGAAGTCAAGATTAACCTGCTTTTGTTTTAACTCAGCACAATATGACTTGATCGACGACTTGTCCGAACTCGTTCTTCTCGCGTGTTTCACGTCTGGGCACCTGACGTCTTCTTCAGACTGTCATCTGCTTGCGGTATTTCCATGAAAGTTCTACACGGTCACCGGCCACCTCGCTTTAAAAGCTCTTCCGCGCTTCCTCGTCTCCATGGATTCAACTTCGAACGCAAAGGCTTGATGACTCTAAGCTTCGTTCCGGGGTTATGGGTTTTGCAATGGGGGAAGGTGCGGGCTTGGTGCTGCGATGGAGTCTCTGCAACCGTCTTAGCTGTTTCTTATGCGGTCTCCGTCTTGTTCTTAGCTATCGGTATGTCTGGATTCTTTGCCTTTCGATGTTTCCTTAGTCTAGTCGATAGAAGTCGTGTATCAAGGATGGAATATCGCGTGAAAATCGCAACTCGGGtgagaggaaaaaggaaattagaGCATTGCGCTTGAGAATTTTTCAGCTGGAAATATTAGTCGGCGTCGCTTTTGTAGTTTTCTTCTGCAGTTCTCGCGAATGTATGAGGTTGAGTTCAGTATAGGAGCACGTTGATTTTGATTCCGTGTTAAATTTCCATTCAACCCCGTAATATTCGATCATCTTAATAACTGCGATGATGTCGCGGGACATCATTCTTTTGCAGTCGGAAGTACGTTGGGAGCTTTAGTGGGAGTTCTGATCGGCGTGAAAAGCAAGAACAACCTCTTCTTCAGCGTGGCGGTAGGAGCAGTTGCCGGTGGCATGTTCTTGACTAAAGTCTTCAGGATGTCCGTTTCTTTCTGGCTATCTGATGACTGTTTGTTCAGCAACATTCTTCAATCGGTAAGTTCTTAACTTCTTGAGGCTCGAGCTTGAGTCAATCGTAACTTCTTAGATATTTACTTCCTAATCCCACATATGTTCTCAGCAGACCGACTCGATGACAGAACTTGATGCCAGGAAATTAGTTCAACAGTTGTTGGATAGTCTCACCCCGTCGAGATTAGAGCAGACTCCGGCACATGCCGACAATATGGTTAGCGAAATCGCAGTAGACCGGGACAATGTATCGAGGAATTCATTTGACAAGTTTCGCAGGATCAGAATAACGGAGGACCACTTGATGGATTCTTCGGGAAATAGAAACTCTTGCTCAATATGCCTTCAGGTATGAATTCCCGACCGGACCTAGAGAATTCGACTCGGGACTCCGTTTATCCGGTATTAAAACTCCATTCCATAGATTAATCCTACTTCATATTTACCGATGCGGGACTTTGAATGTCGAGACGCGGCGAGGAGACCGCCTGACTGTCGCCACTTGTTTCATCTCCATTGCATCGATAAGTGGATTTCCAAGCGAAGATCTTGCCCTTTATGCAGAAGCCCCGTAGTTAAAGTGAATTAATTAGGTTAtgcattttgaccaaaaaaaaatttaggttaggcatttttttttatccaagtaGTTTAAAggtcaccctttttttttttttttttttgagttctcGGTCTACTGTTGCATTGGAAAACTCTGGTGAGTTATGCTATGAGGGAGCTTTTGCATTCAAAATGTAACACCTATAAATATATCCAAACAGAAGGGTAAAAAATGCTAAGGATGTGTTTGGTCGTTTAGATTTTTAGCTAGGATAGGACTAAATATAATATGATCAAAAATTCAGAGATTTGATCATATCCTATCTGCCGTTTAGTGAactgcggatttaaagtcggatatctttatatcttatcatatccatTATTTGATAGAAACTGGATATCAATATTCTATTTGCCGTTTAGTGAATTTTCGTTTaatgattcttgacttgtaccaTCCGGAGCCGATGTGGCAGATCTTCGGTCGCTCACTAGGGCTGTCGGGTCGGAGCTCGAGGGATAGtatacgaagaagaagaagatgggtttTGGTGGTGGTGAT from Rhodamnia argentea isolate NSW1041297 chromosome 2, ASM2092103v1, whole genome shotgun sequence encodes the following:
- the LOC115732344 gene encoding NEP1-interacting protein 1-like isoform X2; its protein translation is MKVLHGHRPPRFKSSSALPRLHGFNFERKGLMTLSFVPGLWVLQWGKVRAWCCDGVSATVLAVSYAVSVLFLAIVGSTLGALVGVLIGVKSKNNLFFSVAVGAVAGGMFLTKVFRMSVSFWLSDDCLFSNILQSTDSMTELDARKLVQQLLDSLTPSRLEQTPAHADNMVSEIAVDRDNVSRNSFDKFRRIRITEDHLMDSSGNRNSCSICLQDFEC
- the LOC115732344 gene encoding NEP1-interacting protein 1-like isoform X1 — its product is MKVLHGHRPPRFKSSSALPRLHGFNFERKGLMTLSFVPGLWVLQWGKVRAWCCDGVSATVLAVSYAVSVLFLAIVGSTLGALVGVLIGVKSKNNLFFSVAVGAVAGGMFLTKVFRMSVSFWLSDDCLFSNILQSTDSMTELDARKLVQQLLDSLTPSRLEQTPAHADNMVSEIAVDRDNVSRNSFDKFRRIRITEDHLMDSSGNRNSCSICLQDFECRDAARRPPDCRHLFHLHCIDKWISKRRSCPLCRSPVVKVN
- the LOC115739663 gene encoding RNA pseudouridine synthase 2, chloroplastic isoform X1 — protein: MLLGNVASSSSASHSTIFFSSFHRCPSIRARSGFLTALRARSASAENDYDSLENREQVPAPASSYAGVKLLETVDVAKSGKLRLDAWISSRIQGVSRARVQSSIRSGLVSVNGRVVDKVSHNVRAGDMVDCTISELQPLRAEPEDIPVDIVYEDEHVLVVNKPAHMVVHPAPGNASGTLVNAILHHCSLPTVGFSETELSEGEEVSDNESSSSIACETSTKGFNSSECGGSVRPGIVHRLDKGTSGLLVVAKNEHSHVHLSEQFKRHTIQRVYISLTSGVPSATSGRIEVPIGRDTNNRIRMAAIPGPINGVQARYAASLTSIKFYRYKVIEVLAGGSSALVEWRLETGRTHQIRAHAKYVGIPLFGDEVYGGTKNMILSLLQAKLPPGRQSHLPELVSKLERPCLHAFSLGFIHPRTGKNVQFSCQPPEDFSQILCQLRKLGMTKQRSRCSRPC
- the LOC115739663 gene encoding RNA pseudouridine synthase 2, chloroplastic isoform X2 — translated: MLLGNVASSSSASHSTIFFSSFHRCPSIRARSGFLTALRARSASAENDYDSLENREQVPAPASSYAGVKLLETVDVAKSGKLRLDAWISSRIQGVSRARVQSSIRSGLVSVNGRVVDKVSHNVRAGDMVDCTISELQPLRAEPEDIPVDIVYEDEHVLVVNKPAHMVVHPAPGNASGTLVNAILHHCSLPTVGFSETELSEGEEVSDNESSSSIACETSTKGFNSSECGGSVRPGIVHRLDKGTSGLLVVAKNEHSHVHLSEQFKRHTIQRVYISLTSGVPSATSGRIEVPIGRDTNNRIRMAAIPGPINGVQARYAASLTSIKFYRYKVIEVLAGGSSALVEWRLETGRTHQIRAHAKYVGIPLFGDEVYGGTKNMILSLLQAKLPPGRQSHLPELVSKLERPCLHAFSLGFIHPRTGKNVQFSCQPPEDFSQILCQLRKLGMTKHTLKA
- the LOC115739663 gene encoding RNA pseudouridine synthase 2, chloroplastic isoform X3; this translates as MLLGNVASSSSASHSTIFFSSFHRCPSIRARSGFLTALRARSASAENDYDSLENREQVPAPASSYAGVKLLETVDVAKSGKLRLDAWISSRIQGVSRARVQSSIRSGLVSVNGRVVDKVSHNVRAGDMVDCTISELQPLRAEPEDIPVDIVYEDEHVLVVNKPAHMVVHPAPGNASGTLVNAILHHCSLPTVGFSETELSEGEEVSDNESSSSIACETSTKGFNSSECGGSVRPGIVHRLDKGTSGLLVVAKNEHSHVHLSEQFKRHTIQRVYISLTSGVPSATSGRIEVPIGRDTNNRIRMAAIPGPINGVQARYAASRYKVIEVLAGGSSALVEWRLETGRTHQIRAHAKYVGIPLFGDEVYGGTKNMILSLLQAKLPPGRQSHLPELVSKLERPCLHAFSLGFIHPRTGKNVQFSCQPPEDFSQILCQLRKLGMTKQRSRCSRPC
- the LOC115741309 gene encoding probable prolyl 4-hydroxylase 3 — protein: MRHHMIGSYVQFPRDFARKALFWPDGGLKMAKGKVARVQARGASKRSLALTLLLSFTVVLLFLLALGIVSLPVRREFSPREGPTPVNANSLERVAFGGLGERGKQWTQVLSWEPRAFLYHNFLSREECEYLVSLAKPRISKSTVVDGSTGKSMDSGVRTSSGMFLNRGQDKIVRAIEKRIADFTHIPVEHGEGLQILQYGHGQKYDAHHDYFSDPFNTRNGGQRMATMLMYLSDVEEGGETVFPAAKANFSAVPWWNDLSECGKQGLSVKPKMGNAVLFWSMKPDGTLDPASLHGACPVIKGTKWSAPKWMHVWEYKV